One Peromyscus leucopus breed LL Stock chromosome 6, UCI_PerLeu_2.1, whole genome shotgun sequence genomic region harbors:
- the Bbs12 gene encoding Bardet-Biedl syndrome 12 protein, producing the protein MAYRVVNKRRHVGLQQLSSFAQTGRSFLGPVKASKFITDAECHESMLISSTVRLLEGLDLTCAVGQLLNEAVQAQNGTYRIGTSTLLFLVGAWSSAIEECLHLGVPTPAIVSVMSEGLNSCIEAVVSLQVPIYNVFDHMDNTSTVYKLETVDVSLCPFLQVPSDPGSLQEKHDFKDATSQLLSVYSLSGRHVQSPKLFKTQAKVETEKNTPQALQHSRHTDSFCRKSALTHSRHFSRTEHSPWISRPDGFLEQCGSTPKTWRCNDLVELAVGLSHGDGSSMALAEAAVRLQWRSVCLQQANSVAPFVFDLSRLLTCCLPGLPETSSCVCSGYVTAVPTSSSALIKELQDQPFRVILIEGDLTQSYRHLGFNKSGNRKTELDSGKLPGDSAEELWTKSVMQVLVQFDVNLVLAQGNVSEHLTEKCAHSKRLVMGSVSGNVLRAFAEATRAMPVAYVTQVNEDCVGSGVSVTFWTSPHDTDRNDRMAILLKTEGINLVTAVLTCPVSAQMETKEDRFWSCVHRLYHALKEEKVFLGGGAVEFLCLSHLQILAKQSINKENHACSGWLPDSSSWMASSLSVYRPTVLKCLASGWHEYLSAVMSNTATHPSAVEASTFIQHHVQNATNSGSPSTYILSKYSQLSGGVFHSGVSDNLELVPRVYDTVTPKTEAWRRALDLVLLVLQTDSEIITGLVHTQINSQELDGVLFL; encoded by the coding sequence ATGGCTTACAGAGTCGTAAACAAAAGAAGGCATGTGGGACTACAGCAGCTTTCATCATTTGCACAAACAGGAAGAAGTTTCCTAGGCCCAGTAAAAGCCTCCAAGTTTATTACAGATGCAGAGTGTCATGAAAGTATGTTAATCAGTTCAACAGTCAGGCTTCTCGAAGGTCTGGATTTAACCTGTGCAGTTGGGCAGCTTCTCAACGAAGCAGTTCAAGCACAGAATGGCACATACAGAATTGGAACCAGCACTCTTTTGTTTCTTGTTGGTGCATGGAGCAGCGCTATTGAAGAATGTCTCCATCTGGGTGTTCCCACTCCAGCAATAGTTTCAGTAATGTCAGAAGGCTTGAACTCTTGCATTGAAGCAGTAGTTTCCCTTCAAGTACCCATATACAATGTATTTGACCACATGGACAACACAAGTACAGTTTACAAACTTGAAACAGTTGATGTCAGCTTGTGTCCTTTTCTCCAAGTCCCTTCAGATCCTGGGTCCTTACAGGAAAAGCATGATTTCAAAGATGCTACATCTCAGTTATTGTCCGTTTACAGTCTTTCTGGGAGACATGTACAATCACCCAAACTCTTCAAAACTCAGGCTAAGGTTGAAACGGAAAAAAACACACCACAAGCTCTGCAACACAGCCGCCATACAGACTCTTTCTGCAGGAAGTCAGCATTAACTCACAGTAGGCATTTTAGTAGGACAGAGCATAGCCCCTGGATAAGCAGACCTGATGGATTTCTAGAACAGTGCGGATCGACTCCCAAAACTTGGAGATGCAATGATCTGGTGGAGTTAGCAGTTGGCTTGAGCCATGGAGACGGCAGCAGCATGGCCTTGGCAGAGGCAGCTGTGAGGCTGCAGTGGCGGAGTGTGTGTCTGCAGCAAGCCAACTCCGTGGCACCGTTTGTGTTCGACCTCTCAAGACTCCTCACTTGCTGTCTCCCCGGCTTACCTGAAACTTCTTCTTGTGTTTGTTCAGGATATGTCACTGCTGTCCCCACGTCTAGTAGTGCTCTGATAAAGGAATTGCAGGATCAGCCTTTCCGAGTGATTCTCATCGAGGGTGACCTCACACAGAGTTACCGCCACCTGGGATTCAATAAGTCTGGAAATAGGAAGACCGAGTTAGATAGTGGGAAGCTTCCAGGAGACAGTGCAGAAGAACTGTGGACAAAGAGTGTGATGCAGGTGTTAGTCCAGTTCGATGTGAACCTCGTCCTGGCACAAGGAAATGTATCTGAACATCTGACTGAAAAATGCGCGCACAGCAAGCGTCTGGTAATGGGGTCAGTGAGTGGCAATGTGTTGCGAGCCTTTGCAGAGGCCACGAGAGCAATGCCTGTAGCCTATGTTACCCAAGTGAATGAAGACTGTGTGGGCAGTGGGGTCTCTGTAACCTTCTGGACGAGTCCTCATGATACAGACAGGAACGACAGAATGGCAATCTTGttaaaaacagaaggaattaatttggttacagcagtactCACCTGCCCAGTAAGTGCTCAGATGGAAACCAAGGAAGACAGGTTCTGGTCCTGTGTACATCGTTTATATCATGCCCTCAAAGAGGAGAAGGTCTTCCTTGGAGGTGGTGCTGTTGAATTTTTATGTCTTAGCCATCTTCAAATTCTTGCCAAGCAatctataaataaagaaaatcatgCTTGTTCAGGATGGCTTCCTGATTCTTCCTCTTGGATGGCCTCATCTCTGTCAGTCTACAGACCTACTGTGTTGAAGTGCTTGGCAAGTGGGTGGCATGAATACCTGTCAGCTGTCATGTCTAACACTGCCACTCACCCATCAGCAGTGGAAGCCAGCACGTTCATTCAACATCATGTACAAAATGCTACCAACTCTGGCTCTCCTTCAACTTACATCTTGAGTAAATATAGTCAACTAAGTGGTGGAGTTTTTCATTCAGGTGTTTCAGATAACCTGGAGCTAGTTCCCAGAGTTTATGATACTGTTACACCAAAGACTGAAGCGTGGCGCCGAGCATTGGATTTAGTACTCTTAGTGCTTCAGACTGACAGTGAAATCATAACTGgacttgtacacacacagataaattcACAGGAATTAGatggagttttatttttgtaG
- the LOC114707185 gene encoding centrin-4 encodes MASSHRTTLDQWKKKAAKLELSDAQKQEIKEAFDLFDVDSSGTIDVKELKIAMRALGFEPKKEEIRQMIAEIDKEGNGTICFEDFFAIMSVKMSEKDEKEEILKAFKLFDDDATGSISLNNIKRVAKELGENLTEDELQEMLDEADRDGDGEINEEEFLRMMRRTSLY; translated from the exons ATG GCATCCAGCCATCGAACAACTTTAGACCAGTGGAAGAAAAAAGCAGCGAAACTTGAATTGAGTGATGcccaaaaacaagaaataaaagaggcCTTCGACTTATTCGATGTTGACAGTTCTGGAACCATAGACGTGAAAGAATTGAAG ATTGCAATGCGGGCCTTAGGATTTGagccaaagaaagaagaaatcagacAAATGATAGCGGAAATCGACAAAGAAGGAAATGGCACCATTTGTTTTGAAGACTTTTTTGCCATTATGAGTGTGAAAATG agtgaaaaggatgagaaagaagaaatactgaaggcttttaaattatttgatgaCGATGCTACTGGCAGCATATCACTAAATAACATCAAGAGGGTTGCCAAGGAACTAGGGGAAAACTTAACAGAAGATGAATTGCAg GAAATGCTCGATGAAGCAGATCgtgatggggatggagagattaaCGAGGAGGAGTTTTTGAGGATGATGAGGAGGACCAGTCTTTATTAG